A genomic stretch from Shewanella woodyi ATCC 51908 includes:
- the norR gene encoding nitric oxide reductase transcriptional regulator NorR, with translation MGELSPQALIELALDLANSLTTKDRFERLLSTVRHAVECDAVVLLDVESGFLKPLAQQGLTQDALGRRFEIAAHPRFEAICESSTPIRFAASSPLPDPYDGMLLAHEGDLPVHACMGLPLMSDDNLIGVLTLDSMSPNAFDDIPKRSLDIISAMSAATLKTAILLQELEHHSLHNQQVVAELTHEALVKDGGELIGDSLVMLKLKREIDMVAISDFSILIEGETGVGKELVARTLHRQSKRVEGPLVYVNCAALPESLIESELFGHVKGAFTGADRNRIGKFSLADGGTIFLDEIGELSLPVQSKLLRVLQNQEIQVVGKDDIERVNVRILAATNRKLKVEVEEGRFRADLYHRLSVYPISVPPLRAREGDVTLLSGYFIELTRRKLGMQQLTLTSSAIDALNRYDWPGNVRELEHVIARAALRAKGSVNSVIVRIGLEHMEHLVATSSLQSASVLKGDSGPRVSEEVEANLKLATEAFQRRVITQVLAEESGNWSATAKRLETDRANLNRLAKRLGIRVAKSIITDS, from the coding sequence GTGGGTGAACTCTCTCCACAAGCTTTAATCGAGTTAGCGCTGGATCTGGCAAATAGTTTAACCACTAAAGATAGATTTGAGCGTCTGCTGAGTACCGTTAGGCATGCGGTAGAGTGTGATGCGGTTGTCTTACTGGATGTTGAGTCTGGCTTTCTTAAACCTTTAGCTCAACAAGGCTTGACTCAAGATGCCTTGGGACGTCGTTTTGAGATAGCCGCTCACCCTAGATTTGAGGCGATCTGTGAGTCATCGACTCCCATACGTTTTGCTGCTAGCAGTCCACTTCCCGATCCCTATGATGGAATGCTGCTCGCCCATGAGGGGGACCTGCCAGTTCACGCCTGCATGGGTCTGCCATTGATGTCAGATGATAACTTAATTGGTGTTCTCACTTTGGACAGCATGAGCCCTAACGCTTTTGATGATATTCCCAAAAGGAGTCTAGATATCATCTCCGCCATGTCGGCCGCAACGCTAAAAACCGCCATTTTACTGCAGGAGTTGGAGCATCACTCACTGCATAATCAGCAGGTGGTTGCCGAGCTTACCCATGAGGCCTTAGTTAAAGATGGTGGTGAGTTGATTGGCGATAGTTTGGTGATGCTTAAGCTTAAGCGTGAGATTGACATGGTGGCTATCTCAGACTTCTCCATTTTGATTGAGGGGGAGACAGGGGTGGGTAAAGAACTGGTGGCCAGGACTCTGCACCGTCAATCTAAGCGAGTCGAAGGACCACTTGTATACGTTAACTGTGCTGCTTTACCTGAAAGCTTGATTGAGAGTGAGCTGTTTGGCCATGTAAAAGGGGCGTTTACTGGGGCAGATCGAAACCGGATAGGCAAATTTAGTCTTGCTGATGGCGGCACTATTTTTCTCGATGAGATCGGCGAGTTATCACTCCCTGTGCAGAGTAAATTGCTGCGTGTGCTGCAGAATCAAGAGATCCAGGTTGTTGGTAAGGATGATATTGAACGGGTGAACGTGCGTATTCTTGCGGCAACCAATCGCAAGTTAAAGGTGGAGGTAGAGGAGGGGCGTTTTAGAGCCGACCTTTACCATAGGCTGAGTGTATATCCTATTTCGGTTCCCCCTCTTAGAGCCCGAGAGGGAGATGTGACCTTACTTAGTGGTTACTTTATTGAGTTGACTCGCCGTAAGCTGGGAATGCAGCAACTTACCCTTACCTCTTCGGCTATCGATGCGTTAAATCGATATGATTGGCCCGGTAATGTCAGGGAGCTTGAGCATGTGATTGCCCGTGCAGCTCTGCGCGCCAAAGGCAGCGTAAACTCAGTGATAGTACGTATCGGGCTAGAGCATATGGAACATCTAGTTGCCACATCAAGCCTGCAGTCAGCTAGCGTGCTGAAAGGAGATTCAGGCCCTAGGGTCAGTGAAGAAGTTGAAGCTAATCTCAAATTAGCGACCGAAGCATTCCAGCGCCGGGTGATCACCCAAGTGTTAGCCGAGGAGTCGGGAAACTGGTCGGCTACAGCTAAGCGTTTGGAGACAGACAGAGCTAACTTAAATCGTTTGGCTAAGCGTCTTGGGATCCGTGTTGCCAAGAGCATCATTACCGACAGTTAG
- a CDS encoding DUF3313 domain-containing protein produces the protein MKFCRIAVSLMLLMLTGCGAIHDYRQSQMFNSFDDFRPGPDGGSDLIWSKPGIRSIHDLNEILKQYDSVMVDQVWLVLDDKTRYDNLSEAEIIGVSEYLVEKIKRKASSRFKLVDEPKEKTLRISVALTNIETPNPILAVTSSLLPVGLGISTIAKVVTGEHTNVGSATIEMMISDAASGAPIVAVIDRRAGSKDLSTMIDSTDDAKDAVDWWVERIGLTLRGQVAE, from the coding sequence ATGAAATTTTGTCGAATTGCCGTGAGTCTTATGCTGCTTATGTTAACGGGCTGCGGTGCCATTCATGATTACCGGCAATCGCAGATGTTTAACAGCTTCGATGACTTTAGGCCTGGACCTGATGGTGGAAGCGATCTTATCTGGTCTAAGCCAGGGATCAGAAGTATCCATGATTTGAATGAGATACTTAAGCAGTACGATAGTGTGATGGTGGACCAAGTGTGGTTGGTACTGGATGATAAAACTCGCTATGACAACTTGTCTGAGGCGGAGATTATCGGCGTGTCTGAGTATCTAGTTGAGAAGATAAAACGTAAAGCTTCGTCTCGTTTTAAGCTAGTTGATGAGCCTAAAGAGAAGACGTTAAGGATCAGTGTTGCACTAACCAACATCGAAACCCCAAACCCTATTTTAGCGGTGACCAGTAGTTTACTGCCTGTTGGACTTGGGATCTCAACTATCGCAAAAGTGGTTACCGGTGAGCACACCAATGTGGGCAGCGCGACCATAGAGATGATGATAAGTGACGCGGCTTCTGGGGCGCCCATTGTGGCTGTTATCGATAGAAGGGCTGGCAGTAAAGATCTTAGCACCATGATAGACTCCACCGATGATGCCAAGGATGCTGTGGACTGGTGGGTTGAGCGGATAGGTCTAACTCTGCGAGGGCAGGTTGCGGAGTAA
- the dbpA gene encoding ATP-dependent RNA helicase DbpA — MSFSTLTLKPELLDNLKTMGYDSMTPIQAQSLPAILNGEDVIGQGKTGSGKTAAFGLGLLHKLNVKRFRIQSLVLCPTRELADQVAKEIRTLARGIHNIKVLTLCGGVPMGPQIGSLEHGAHIIVGTPGRIIDHLSRERLSLEDVNTLVLDEADRMLEMGFLPDLDYIMAQMPRERQTLLFSATFPKQIQKIAEEIMYEPVMVKVTSTHDSNTIDQHFYELESNKDRQKALRLLLLQHRPESAVVFCNTKRETKDVAATLANDGFSVVALHGDLEQRDRDITLMQFANKSASIMVATDVAARGLDIEALDMVVNYEFAYDTEVHIHRIGRTGRAGSKGAAYTFYNYEDDYKVKLLEEYLDREITSEVLPPENLLDTFPTQPKMVTLQIDGGKKNKLRPGDILGGLTGEDGIQGSEVGKIKITDFRSYVAVDRKVAKRALHKITNGKLKGRSYRAWEMR; from the coding sequence ATGTCGTTTTCGACATTAACGCTAAAACCTGAACTACTCGATAACCTAAAGACCATGGGTTATGACTCGATGACGCCGATCCAGGCCCAGAGTTTACCCGCAATTTTAAATGGTGAAGATGTTATCGGCCAAGGCAAGACGGGCTCAGGTAAAACAGCCGCCTTCGGTTTAGGTCTGCTGCACAAGCTAAACGTGAAGCGTTTTCGTATTCAGTCTTTGGTGCTGTGCCCTACCCGTGAGTTGGCTGATCAAGTCGCAAAAGAGATCCGTACCTTGGCTCGTGGTATCCACAATATCAAGGTGTTGACCCTGTGTGGTGGCGTGCCTATGGGGCCACAAATCGGTTCTCTCGAGCATGGCGCTCACATTATTGTAGGAACACCAGGTCGTATTATCGATCACCTGTCACGTGAGCGTTTAAGTCTTGAAGATGTGAATACCTTAGTGCTTGATGAAGCGGATCGCATGCTAGAGATGGGCTTCCTGCCAGATCTTGATTACATCATGGCTCAGATGCCACGTGAGCGTCAGACGCTGCTGTTCAGTGCGACTTTCCCTAAACAGATCCAGAAGATCGCCGAAGAGATCATGTATGAGCCTGTAATGGTAAAAGTCACTTCGACTCACGACAGTAATACCATAGACCAGCACTTCTATGAGTTGGAAAGTAACAAAGATCGCCAAAAGGCGCTACGCCTATTGTTGCTGCAACACCGGCCTGAGAGCGCGGTTGTTTTCTGTAATACAAAGCGTGAAACCAAAGATGTAGCAGCAACTTTAGCCAATGACGGTTTTAGCGTTGTGGCTCTGCATGGAGATCTGGAGCAGAGAGATAGAGATATCACCTTGATGCAGTTTGCTAACAAGAGTGCCTCTATCATGGTAGCGACCGATGTTGCTGCTCGAGGTTTGGATATTGAAGCGTTGGATATGGTGGTGAACTATGAGTTTGCCTATGATACTGAAGTTCATATTCACCGTATTGGTCGTACTGGCCGCGCTGGTAGTAAAGGTGCCGCTTATACTTTCTATAATTACGAAGATGATTATAAGGTTAAGCTGTTAGAGGAGTATCTGGACCGCGAGATCACTAGTGAGGTGCTACCGCCTGAAAACCTACTCGATACCTTCCCAACTCAACCTAAAATGGTGACTTTGCAGATTGATGGTGGCAAGAAGAACAAGCTGCGCCCTGGCGATATCTTAGGTGGGTTAACCGGCGAAGATGGCATCCAAGGCTCTGAAGTTGGCAAAATCAAGATCACCGACTTCCGCTCATATGTTGCAGTCGACCGTAAAGTCGCCAAACGTGCACTACACAAGATCACCAATGGCAAACTTAAAGGCCGCAGCTACCGTGCTTGGGAGATGCGTTAA
- a CDS encoding M14 family metallopeptidase, which produces MAYINTVKKLPYIYQDITAKNANSLLVVTAAVHGNELVGLKAIDALSNIASKIPLKGRIVVIHGNPEATVQEVRYVDQDFNRAFTATNLISEPTNHELVSAQHLSQLMLNLLDEQASNVAKHLLDIHSMSSTGTPFMSFVADKPPQLIIEQTPIPVIEGIIDSLEGCLAKWFAPYFNSSHIVECGQHQEQSTFDFGFHTLIYHLYLFDMLEDCKQVQQAFDYLSCHTHPYSYLKTNICYRQAVNKDQIFEMQPGFVNLQQVNAGQLLAKISGKKVLAPFDGRVILPCYQRQCEEGYFISQDR; this is translated from the coding sequence ATGGCTTACATTAATACTGTGAAAAAATTACCTTATATATATCAAGATATAACAGCAAAAAACGCCAATTCATTACTCGTGGTCACAGCCGCTGTTCACGGTAATGAACTGGTTGGCCTTAAGGCGATAGATGCTTTAAGTAACATAGCATCCAAAATACCTTTAAAGGGGAGAATCGTCGTCATTCATGGGAACCCAGAAGCCACAGTTCAAGAAGTGCGTTATGTTGACCAAGACTTTAATCGCGCTTTTACGGCGACAAATCTTATCTCTGAGCCTACAAATCACGAGTTAGTCTCAGCACAACATCTAAGCCAACTAATGCTAAATTTGCTCGATGAGCAAGCTTCAAATGTCGCTAAGCATCTACTCGATATTCACTCAATGTCATCAACTGGCACTCCGTTTATGTCCTTTGTTGCAGACAAACCACCACAACTAATTATTGAACAAACTCCCATACCTGTAATTGAGGGGATAATTGATAGTTTAGAGGGGTGTTTAGCTAAATGGTTTGCACCCTATTTTAATAGCAGCCATATCGTTGAATGTGGTCAGCACCAAGAGCAATCTACTTTTGATTTTGGATTTCATACCTTAATCTATCATCTATATCTATTTGATATGCTAGAAGATTGCAAACAAGTACAGCAAGCATTCGACTATCTATCCTGCCACACACATCCCTACTCATACTTAAAAACCAACATCTGTTATCGTCAGGCGGTCAACAAAGATCAGATATTTGAGATGCAACCGGGATTTGTTAATCTTCAGCAAGTTAACGCGGGCCAGTTATTGGCTAAAATATCGGGCAAAAAAGTTCTAGCGCCCTTTGATGGCCGAGTAATTTTGCCCTGTTATCAAAGGCAATGCGAAGAGGGCTATTTTATAAGCCAAGATAGGTAA
- a CDS encoding CBS domain-containing protein — translation MGQQQVNQQSSPDKIRMFMKSLIKDVHALEEMLKKEMFEKDISRIGAEQEFFLVDEHMDPAPLAMTLLESMNDPCFTNELALFNLEANLDPHEFTKDAISKTEQQLQELYKKLLKHIAAENGEVITTGILPTIRYRDLTLDNLTPQPRYFALNDTLGQQRGEDCKLYIRGQDELSFSHDNVLIEACNTSFQVHFQVSQQDFAHYYNISQAITAPLLAIAANSPLLLGKRLWHETRIALFQQAIDTRQSNLNLRESEPRVWFGSQWVKSSVLELFQEDISKFKVLISNDIETDSMAQLKQGQVPKLDALCMHNGTVYRWNRPCYGVQNNVPHLRIENRVLPSGPTIVDAIANMAFFLGLMNGYGSRLDDVTKIMDFSAAKKNFDNVSMRSLNTDIVWFNGEVIPCAELIERELIPVAREGLALANIDQTDIDKYIGIIEQRVAKRTNGSIWMLRNFEKIHENGYNHKISSKLLVQVMHNRQATGKPLHLWDDVTQDEMSALKETYKSVEQVMSTNIFSVRGDDLIDLAAKIMHWNNVRHLPVESDSGELIGVLSYRQILDIYGRYASSGDVHLVPVKEVMNAKPITITPRGSIGEAIKLMRENLISALPVVDNGHLMGMMTEAELFKEYSSLLDGLH, via the coding sequence ATGGGGCAACAACAAGTTAATCAACAAAGCTCACCAGATAAAATTCGTATGTTTATGAAGTCGCTAATCAAAGACGTACATGCTTTAGAAGAGATGCTTAAAAAGGAGATGTTTGAAAAGGATATTAGCCGAATAGGCGCTGAACAGGAGTTTTTTTTAGTCGATGAGCATATGGATCCTGCGCCGTTAGCAATGACATTATTAGAGAGCATGAACGACCCCTGTTTTACCAATGAACTCGCTTTATTTAACCTCGAAGCAAACTTAGATCCCCACGAATTTACCAAAGACGCCATCTCAAAAACGGAACAACAGTTACAAGAGTTATATAAGAAGCTACTTAAGCATATTGCCGCTGAAAACGGAGAAGTGATCACGACCGGAATTTTACCCACCATACGCTACCGTGATTTAACTTTAGATAACCTTACTCCTCAGCCAAGGTACTTCGCCCTAAATGATACTTTAGGTCAGCAACGTGGCGAAGATTGTAAGCTGTATATCCGAGGTCAGGATGAGTTATCATTTAGCCATGACAATGTATTAATAGAGGCATGCAATACTAGCTTTCAAGTTCATTTTCAGGTATCGCAGCAAGACTTTGCTCACTACTACAATATCTCCCAAGCAATAACAGCTCCTCTATTAGCTATTGCCGCTAATAGCCCACTATTATTGGGAAAGCGTTTATGGCACGAAACACGTATAGCGCTTTTTCAACAGGCGATAGACACTCGTCAATCTAACTTAAACCTACGAGAATCAGAACCTAGAGTTTGGTTTGGTAGTCAGTGGGTAAAATCATCAGTTTTAGAGCTATTCCAAGAGGACATATCCAAGTTTAAAGTCTTAATATCTAACGATATCGAAACTGATTCGATGGCACAGCTAAAACAAGGTCAAGTTCCCAAGCTAGATGCTTTGTGTATGCACAATGGCACGGTTTATCGCTGGAATAGACCTTGCTACGGTGTACAGAACAATGTTCCACATTTGCGCATCGAAAACAGAGTACTACCTTCCGGCCCAACTATTGTTGATGCGATTGCTAATATGGCATTCTTTTTAGGCTTAATGAATGGCTATGGCTCTAGGCTTGATGATGTCACAAAAATAATGGACTTTAGCGCAGCCAAGAAGAATTTCGACAATGTATCTATGCGCTCTTTAAATACCGACATTGTCTGGTTTAATGGAGAGGTGATCCCATGTGCCGAACTGATTGAGCGTGAATTAATCCCCGTAGCTCGTGAAGGATTAGCTCTAGCCAATATAGATCAAACCGATATTGATAAGTATATAGGTATTATTGAGCAGCGAGTCGCTAAGCGCACGAATGGCAGCATATGGATGCTACGTAACTTCGAAAAGATCCATGAAAACGGCTATAACCATAAAATAAGCAGTAAGTTACTAGTGCAAGTCATGCATAACCGACAAGCCACAGGTAAACCATTACACCTATGGGATGATGTCACACAAGATGAGATGTCAGCACTAAAAGAGACTTATAAATCTGTAGAGCAGGTCATGTCGACTAATATTTTCTCAGTGAGAGGAGACGACCTCATCGACTTAGCCGCTAAAATCATGCATTGGAATAACGTCAGGCACCTACCCGTCGAGTCTGACTCAGGTGAACTGATAGGAGTCCTATCTTACCGACAGATTCTAGATATCTATGGTCGATACGCCAGCTCCGGTGACGTTCATTTAGTCCCAGTTAAAGAGGTGATGAACGCAAAACCTATCACCATCACTCCCCGTGGTTCAATAGGCGAAGCTATTAAGTTAATGCGTGAGAATCTTATTAGTGCCCTGCCAGTTGTTGATAATGGCCATTTAATGGGCATGATGACTGAAGCTGAACTATTTAAAGAGTACAGTAGTTTATTAGATGGCTTACATTAA
- a CDS encoding GGDEF domain-containing protein, which translates to MKKKLFLLLSSPVNEFENRVYTARIAIYFSQSIKNSPLLLMASLILSSYQTYLDSSLILLAIWQSVFAITIVAIYLIDKEGNTLVSENADYPALKKKLTQRFYFGLFIGLLFSLSPFTLLNDVPLDHVQLYYIFLICLFAIILISNISFPEYYIAYGILILPSILLHALTRFDDHSQGVIAFSSFFLLFGVLLMSRKSIEMSKSALNEVVYSITLKDQMLEMIEMQEVIEHQAHHDELTGLANRRKFEEEAVKIENRAKNFGGIFGLIYVDLDKFKPINDTYGHQYGDWVLQEIAKRITSCTRETDLVCRMGGDEFCVLIKNVTDKAELEHLSELLKNRIKMPFAIDGIDFKLGASMGAAIYPADGKNVDSLVSSADHKMYAEKKAAQS; encoded by the coding sequence ATGAAAAAAAAGCTATTTTTATTACTATCTTCACCTGTTAATGAGTTCGAAAATCGTGTCTATACGGCGCGAATCGCCATTTATTTTAGCCAAAGTATTAAAAACTCACCACTACTGCTCATGGCTTCATTGATACTGTCGAGTTATCAAACTTACCTAGACTCATCATTGATTTTATTAGCAATTTGGCAAAGTGTTTTTGCAATTACTATTGTTGCCATCTACTTAATAGATAAAGAAGGCAATACACTCGTCTCCGAAAATGCAGACTACCCAGCACTTAAAAAAAAGCTCACTCAACGCTTTTATTTCGGTCTATTTATTGGACTATTATTCTCCCTTAGCCCCTTCACACTCTTAAACGATGTACCGCTGGATCATGTACAGCTTTACTATATATTTTTAATCTGCTTATTCGCGATTATTTTAATAAGTAACATTAGCTTTCCCGAGTACTATATCGCTTACGGCATACTGATCCTGCCCTCGATCCTGCTTCATGCACTCACTCGCTTCGATGATCATAGTCAGGGAGTCATCGCTTTCTCATCTTTTTTCTTACTGTTCGGGGTTTTATTGATGAGCCGTAAATCAATCGAGATGTCTAAAAGTGCACTCAATGAAGTGGTCTACAGCATCACCTTAAAAGATCAAATGCTTGAGATGATAGAGATGCAAGAAGTGATAGAGCACCAAGCACACCATGATGAGTTAACCGGATTAGCAAATCGACGTAAATTTGAGGAGGAAGCGGTAAAAATAGAGAACAGAGCCAAAAACTTTGGTGGCATATTTGGCCTCATCTATGTAGATCTAGACAAATTCAAACCTATCAATGATACCTACGGCCATCAATATGGGGATTGGGTACTTCAAGAGATAGCAAAACGGATCACTAGCTGCACAAGGGAAACAGACCTTGTCTGTCGTATGGGAGGCGATGAGTTTTGCGTGCTAATCAAAAACGTCACAGATAAAGCTGAGCTAGAGCATCTGTCTGAGCTATTAAAAAATCGAATCAAGATGCCCTTTGCCATAGACGGTATCGATTTCAAATTGGGTGCTAGCATGGGCGCTGCTATCTACCCAGCCGATGGCAAGAATGTAGACTCATTAGTATCCAGTGCAGACCATAAGATGTATGCAGAGAAAAAAGCTGCACAAAGCTAA
- a CDS encoding alpha/beta hydrolase — protein MKWISAKQYLLAIAFSVSSLSTVGCSSTVKETSSSTDINSLVPLNFLPALAGDYFKLESESVGRPFHIYVRLPEGYDENKSKQYPVVYLLDGDSLFPILATNHLFLQYDDKLPEAIIVGIAYGSFDPSINKRGYDFSAPAVDAKPNQGGAPKFQQFLETELIPDIESRYQTDPNKRVLFGQSRGGYMVLYSAFTKPDLFWGHIASNPSIKPGRERFFSTPNSANRDDLSLILTSGSHDRGYSRDNAMDWSKEWQNRNDAPWDVKVFTIDGGTHAANSTDSYRLGINWLFHKEDTARDSAAIESN, from the coding sequence ATGAAATGGATATCAGCTAAACAGTACCTGCTTGCCATTGCTTTCAGTGTCAGTTCTCTCTCTACAGTAGGCTGTAGCAGTACAGTTAAAGAGACCTCCAGTTCCACTGACATAAACAGCTTAGTACCCCTGAATTTTTTACCAGCTCTGGCAGGTGACTATTTCAAACTAGAATCTGAATCCGTAGGCCGTCCATTTCATATCTATGTTCGACTTCCCGAGGGCTATGATGAGAATAAGAGTAAACAATATCCAGTAGTCTACCTATTGGATGGAGATTCTCTATTTCCCATCCTAGCGACCAACCACCTATTCCTTCAATACGACGATAAACTACCGGAAGCTATCATAGTCGGTATCGCCTACGGCTCATTTGATCCCAGCATCAATAAAAGAGGTTATGACTTTAGCGCTCCCGCTGTAGATGCTAAACCTAACCAAGGTGGTGCCCCCAAGTTTCAGCAATTTCTAGAAACTGAACTAATACCTGATATCGAAAGCCGCTATCAGACCGATCCCAATAAGCGAGTGCTCTTTGGTCAAAGTCGAGGGGGTTATATGGTTTTATATAGCGCTTTCACTAAGCCTGATCTTTTTTGGGGACATATCGCCAGCAACCCTTCGATAAAACCTGGGCGCGAGCGTTTCTTCTCGACACCCAATTCAGCAAACAGGGATGATTTATCCCTTATCCTCACCTCAGGCTCACATGATCGTGGCTACTCCAGAGACAATGCTATGGATTGGTCTAAAGAGTGGCAAAATCGTAACGATGCGCCTTGGGATGTTAAGGTATTCACTATCGATGGTGGGACCCATGCGGCCAACAGTACAGATAGTTATCGGTTGGGAATTAATTGGTTGTTTCACAAAGAGGATACAGCCAGAGATTCAGCCGCGATTGAATCAAATTAA
- a CDS encoding GFA family protein, translating to MTGIVGAARLVLIQVITEKNGIGIMEQDSEVIIEGGCLCRSLRYSITAMPFDADHCHCSLCQKSTGAVVASWMDFRIEQVNWLSSSTPKEYASSETTRRGFCPNCGTSISFRDIGHPQYYTLSIASLDDPNLVAPQYHIHTSNQLRWLNIKDNAPRYTSSRS from the coding sequence ATGACAGGGATAGTTGGAGCTGCTAGGTTAGTGTTAATTCAAGTCATTACCGAAAAGAACGGAATAGGGATTATGGAGCAGGACAGTGAGGTAATAATAGAGGGCGGCTGCCTCTGCAGAAGCCTCAGATACAGCATAACAGCCATGCCCTTCGATGCCGATCATTGCCATTGTAGCCTCTGCCAGAAAAGTACTGGCGCAGTAGTGGCAAGCTGGATGGATTTTCGAATAGAACAGGTAAATTGGTTATCCAGCAGTACACCAAAAGAGTACGCCTCATCGGAGACAACCAGACGTGGATTCTGCCCTAACTGTGGGACAAGTATCAGCTTTCGCGATATTGGGCATCCCCAATATTACACCTTAAGTATTGCATCACTGGACGACCCAAATCTCGTTGCTCCTCAATACCATATACATACAAGCAACCAGTTAAGGTGGCTGAATATTAAAGACAATGCGCCAAGATATACAAGCTCTCGCAGTTAA
- a CDS encoding alpha/beta hydrolase, giving the protein MMNKTKISILATVLASVMSTPFSVSAEESFNTGKNAVNFLSENVRISGNLYLPDNYSANGSFPAIVVITPASGVKEQTAGIYAKKLADKGYVTLAFDHRSYGESGGMPRGMENAPMKVEDIKNAISFIRTVAGVDIERIGELGLCSGAGYSLQTAQMDGRIDSVATVSGFVDFIDYGLSGATQYQNGLSGDKIEQFQTQIQWASEARQRYFETGEVMYVDGIPPKSERLGIFWDRAADYYLNPERGGAVATYSPMRAAMSLDTRYFFNPTEHMELMRGKPFLAIVGTEALSAQFSEVAVERSKKAGGEAELFKVKGAQHFDLYDKHKYVNQAVDKLDSFYRTTLKR; this is encoded by the coding sequence ATGATGAATAAAACAAAGATATCGATTCTTGCTACCGTTCTCGCTTCAGTGATGAGCACGCCGTTTTCAGTTTCTGCTGAAGAGTCGTTTAATACAGGTAAAAATGCAGTTAATTTTTTAAGTGAAAATGTTCGTATTTCGGGGAACCTATATCTACCTGATAACTACAGCGCTAATGGTAGCTTCCCTGCGATCGTGGTGATCACTCCTGCCAGTGGCGTGAAAGAGCAGACTGCAGGCATATATGCAAAAAAGCTCGCCGATAAAGGCTATGTGACGCTGGCTTTCGACCATAGAAGTTACGGTGAAAGTGGCGGGATGCCAAGGGGGATGGAGAACGCTCCGATGAAGGTAGAGGATATTAAAAATGCCATCAGCTTTATTCGCACTGTTGCTGGTGTTGATATCGAGCGTATCGGCGAGCTGGGGTTATGTTCTGGTGCGGGCTATAGCTTGCAAACGGCTCAGATGGATGGTCGTATCGATTCTGTGGCTACCGTGAGCGGTTTCGTTGATTTTATTGATTACGGTCTAAGTGGTGCAACGCAATATCAGAACGGCTTAAGCGGAGATAAGATTGAGCAGTTTCAGACGCAGATCCAGTGGGCCAGTGAGGCTCGCCAGCGTTACTTTGAAACAGGAGAGGTGATGTACGTCGATGGTATCCCCCCTAAAAGTGAGCGTTTAGGGATATTTTGGGATCGCGCTGCCGATTATTATCTCAACCCTGAGCGAGGAGGGGCGGTGGCGACTTATAGTCCGATGCGGGCAGCCATGTCTCTGGATACTCGTTACTTCTTTAATCCAACCGAGCATATGGAGTTAATGCGAGGGAAGCCTTTTTTAGCGATTGTTGGTACTGAAGCTCTGTCGGCACAATTTAGCGAAGTGGCGGTTGAGCGTTCAAAGAAGGCGGGTGGAGAAGCTGAGTTATTTAAGGTGAAAGGTGCGCAGCACTTTGATCTTTATGATAAGCATAAATATGTCAATCAAGCGGTTGATAAGTTAGATAGCTTCTATCGAACGACACTCAAAAGATAG